One Methanocaldococcus infernus ME DNA segment encodes these proteins:
- the hemC gene encoding hydroxymethylbilane synthase translates to MIIGSRGSKLALYQANLVLKKLKSLGIDGEVKIIKTRGDQIKDRALHSIGIGVFTKELDLSLLNHEIDIAVHSLKDIPTVWNSRLSYVVLERDYPNDLLIANKEDIKVIGTSSLRRRAFLKELYRDAEFKLLRGNVDTRLRKLKDNEYDAIVLSEAGVRRLNIDLSEFLVYKLPILPAPGQGVIAVAYRKEDEKIKNILEKINDKKTFLETTAERKALNELGCGCHVPFGAFAKYEGKRLMLKVAVANKDRVIKKESSICCEVDEIEKAEKLGESLGRELRRCIREL, encoded by the coding sequence ATGATTATTGGGAGTAGGGGCAGTAAGCTTGCTTTATATCAAGCTAATCTTGTTCTAAAAAAGTTAAAAAGCCTTGGGATTGATGGAGAGGTAAAGATTATAAAAACAAGAGGAGATCAGATAAAAGATAGGGCTTTACATTCCATAGGGATAGGGGTTTTTACTAAAGAGCTTGATCTCTCTCTTTTAAACCATGAGATAGATATAGCTGTCCATAGCTTAAAGGATATTCCAACAGTTTGGAATTCAAGGTTAAGTTATGTTGTTTTAGAAAGAGATTATCCAAATGATTTACTGATTGCCAATAAGGAAGATATTAAAGTAATAGGAACCTCAAGTCTAAGAAGGAGAGCTTTTTTAAAAGAGCTCTATAGAGATGCTGAATTTAAACTCCTAAGGGGGAATGTTGATACAAGATTAAGGAAGTTAAAAGATAATGAGTATGATGCCATAGTTCTCTCTGAAGCAGGGGTTAGGAGGTTAAATATAGATCTCTCAGAGTTTTTAGTTTATAAACTTCCCATTCTCCCAGCCCCTGGGCAAGGGGTTATAGCTGTTGCCTATAGAAAGGAAGATGAGAAAATTAAAAATATCTTGGAGAAAATTAATGATAAAAAGACTTTCTTAGAAACAACTGCTGAGAGAAAGGCTTTAAATGAGCTTGGCTGTGGCTGTCATGTTCCATTTGGAGCCTTTGCTAAGTATGAGGGTAAGAGGTTAATGTTAAAGGTAGCTGTAGCTAATAAAGATAGAGTAATAAAAAAGGAAAGCTCTATATGTTGTGAAGTAGATGAGATAGAGAAAGCTGAAAAATTAGGAGAAAGCTTAGGAAGGGAGTTGAGAAGATGTATAAGAGAGTTGTAG
- the mmp11 gene encoding methanogenesis marker protein 11 yields MYKRVVAMVDQNLDMVEIVEEHPCPNGSEWIIYQYKKTSPLILSAWREGNKHHFVTKIGKRELNLIPSYAAAGIEEVSVKEDKVFITYSGLAGAGVGAMLRKGAENVIDVEILEEGGGSRLGRSRVITPKMEKVIIGIDDTDTKEKGATWVLAHEIGLEVEKEGYGYYLDHTIVQLYPGNPDKTQNCVSIALSFAIKPEYKYKIERFVKKLLEEKTLSDNTAMAVYYGLFPSKSMRLFSLKAKKEMVSLEEAKRVALINNISLHKITGEKGIIGAVAALGLAEYHCIAPKLYEDVEKMIREKRII; encoded by the coding sequence ATGTATAAGAGAGTTGTAGCAATGGTTGATCAGAACTTAGATATGGTTGAAATTGTTGAAGAACATCCATGTCCAAATGGTAGTGAGTGGATCATCTATCAATATAAAAAAACTTCTCCCCTAATCCTCTCAGCTTGGAGAGAGGGAAATAAGCATCATTTTGTAACAAAGATTGGGAAGAGGGAGTTAAACTTAATCCCTTCCTATGCTGCTGCTGGAATTGAGGAGGTTAGTGTTAAAGAAGATAAGGTTTTTATAACCTACTCTGGCCTTGCTGGAGCTGGAGTTGGAGCCATGCTAAGGAAAGGAGCTGAGAATGTTATAGATGTTGAAATCTTAGAAGAGGGTGGAGGTAGTAGATTAGGGAGAAGTAGAGTGATAACTCCAAAAATGGAGAAGGTTATTATAGGGATAGATGACACTGACACAAAGGAGAAAGGAGCTACATGGGTTTTAGCCCATGAAATAGGGTTAGAGGTTGAGAAGGAAGGTTATGGTTATTACTTGGATCATACAATTGTCCAACTCTACCCAGGAAATCCTGACAAAACACAGAATTGTGTTTCCATAGCCTTAAGTTTTGCCATAAAGCCAGAGTATAAGTATAAGATAGAGAGGTTTGTAAAAAAACTCTTAGAGGAGAAGACTCTTTCAGACAATACTGCTATGGCTGTTTATTATGGCCTATTCCCATCAAAGAGTATGAGACTATTTAGCTTAAAGGCTAAGAAAGAGATGGTTAGCTTAGAAGAGGCTAAGAGAGTGGCACTAATAAATAATATTTCCTTACATAAAATAACTGGAGAAAAGGGAATTATTGGAGCTGTAGCAGCCTTAGGATTGGCTGAATATCACTGTATAGCCCCTAAGTTGTATGAGGATGTTGAAAAAATGATAAGAGAAAAAAGAATTATTTGA
- a CDS encoding IS1 family transposase: MLKKLNNANRKIKLNMNQIHLEIDEMHSFVRSKDNKVWIWIAVDKNTGLIIAHKTGDRSDKSLKKLLKEIPKKVLDKCTFYTDKWKAYNILPNERHKIGKEYTRRVERTFLTFRNSCARLVRRGIRYSKSMEMHNIIIDLLVYFYNKDIISKFGT, encoded by the coding sequence ATTTTAAAAAAACTAAACAATGCGAACAGGAAAATTAAACTTAATATGAACCAAATACATTTAGAAATAGATGAAATGCATTCTTTCGTTAGATCTAAGGATAATAAAGTGTGGATATGGATAGCAGTCGATAAAAATACTGGACTAATCATAGCGCATAAAACTGGCGATAGATCAGACAAATCGCTTAAAAAACTTCTTAAAGAAATTCCTAAGAAAGTATTGGATAAATGTACATTCTATACCGATAAATGGAAAGCTTACAACATACTTCCTAACGAAAGACATAAAATTGGTAAGGAATATACAAGACGGGTAGAAAGAACCTTCTTAACATTTAGAAATTCATGTGCAAGATTAGTTAGAAGAGGTATTCGATATTCTAAGTCTATGGAAATGCATAATATTATTATCGATTTATTGGTATATTTTTATAATAAAGACATTATATCAAAATTTGGTACATGA
- a CDS encoding IS1/IS1595 family N-terminal zinc-binding domain-containing protein, with product MIYIFLMIRCKYCNSDKVVKAGKHKSEKYGVRQMYLCKKCKRRFVEESKAPRYSDSFKEKVVRSVVFEGLGIRQAGRVFKLSTTTILRWIKDFKKTKQCEQEN from the coding sequence ATGATATATATTTTTCTTATGATCAGGTGTAAATATTGTAATTCGGATAAAGTCGTTAAGGCAGGAAAGCACAAGTCAGAGAAATACGGAGTTAGGCAGATGTATTTGTGTAAAAAATGTAAGAGACGATTTGTTGAAGAATCTAAAGCTCCTAGATATTCCGATAGTTTTAAAGAAAAAGTTGTTAGAAGTGTAGTTTTTGAGGGTTTAGGGATTAGACAAGCCGGTAGAGTATTTAAACTAAGTACAACTACAATACTTAGGTGGATTAAAGATTTTAAAAAAACTAAACAATGCGAACAGGAAAATTAA
- a CDS encoding F420-dependent methylenetetrahydromethanopterin dehydrogenase, protein MVKVGIVKCGNIGTSLVVDLALDERAERDINVLVYGSGAKMNPESVEYVVKKMIEEKPDLIIYIGPNPAAPGPRKARELLSECKIPSIIIGDAPGIKVKDEMEKEGLGYILIKGDPMIGARREFLDPTEVALFNSDILKVLAVTGVVRLVQEEIDRVIEYIKEGKEPELPRIVVDAEKAVERMEYSNPYAKAKAIASYNMAEEVANIDVKACFMVKEPERYIILAASAHELLRQAAKLADEARELEKATDMVSRKPHAKDGRILSKRKLLEKPQ, encoded by the coding sequence ATGGTTAAAGTTGGAATTGTTAAGTGTGGAAATATTGGAACCTCTTTAGTTGTAGATTTAGCCTTAGATGAAAGAGCTGAAAGAGATATAAATGTTTTAGTCTATGGTAGTGGAGCTAAGATGAATCCTGAATCTGTTGAATATGTTGTTAAGAAGATGATTGAGGAGAAACCTGATCTTATTATTTATATTGGGCCAAATCCTGCAGCTCCTGGGCCAAGGAAGGCAAGAGAGTTATTAAGTGAATGTAAAATCCCATCTATCATTATAGGAGATGCTCCAGGTATTAAGGTTAAAGATGAGATGGAGAAAGAGGGATTGGGTTACATCTTAATAAAAGGAGACCCAATGATAGGGGCAAGGAGAGAATTTTTAGACCCTACTGAAGTAGCTTTATTTAATTCAGATATATTAAAAGTTTTGGCTGTTACAGGAGTTGTTAGATTAGTTCAGGAGGAAATTGATAGAGTTATAGAATATATTAAAGAAGGTAAAGAGCCTGAACTTCCAAGGATAGTTGTTGATGCTGAGAAAGCTGTTGAAAGAATGGAATATTCCAATCCTTATGCTAAAGCTAAGGCTATAGCCTCTTACAATATGGCTGAAGAAGTAGCTAATATAGATGTTAAAGCCTGCTTTATGGTTAAGGAGCCTGAGAGATATATTATATTAGCAGCTTCAGCCCATGAACTCTTAAGACAGGCTGCCAAGTTAGCAGATGAGGCAAGAGAGTTAGAGAAAGCTACAGATATGGTTAGTAGAAAACCACATGCTAAGGATGGGAGAATATTAAGTAAAAGAAAATTATTAGAGAAGCCTCAGTAA
- a CDS encoding ribose-phosphate diphosphokinase yields MIIVPGSKSQELAYKVSKALDVEMARVEFKRFPDNEIYVRILSEVNEDEAVIVSTQREQNDAIVEAILLADALKECGVKEITLVAPYLAYARQDKLFNPGEAISIRALAKIYSNIFDRVITINPHEEHIKEFFTIPFISGDAVPKLAEYVKDKLNDPIVLGPDQGALRFAKVAAEVLGTEYDYLEKTRISPTEIKIAPKSLDVKDRDVLIVDDIISTGGTVATAAKMLKEQGANEIIAACVHPVLIGDALNKLYFSGIKEVVGTNTFSSEVSRVDVSEVIAKLIKEG; encoded by the coding sequence ATGATTATAGTACCAGGAAGTAAAAGTCAAGAGTTAGCTTACAAAGTTTCTAAAGCCTTAGATGTTGAGATGGCAAGGGTTGAGTTTAAGAGATTTCCAGACAATGAGATATATGTTAGAATCTTGAGTGAAGTTAATGAAGATGAAGCTGTAATAGTAAGTACTCAAAGGGAGCAAAATGATGCTATAGTTGAAGCTATTCTATTAGCTGATGCCTTAAAAGAATGTGGTGTTAAAGAAATAACCTTAGTAGCTCCTTACTTAGCCTATGCAAGGCAGGATAAGCTGTTTAATCCTGGAGAAGCTATTAGTATAAGAGCCTTGGCTAAGATATACTCAAATATATTTGATAGAGTTATAACTATAAATCCACATGAAGAACATATAAAGGAGTTCTTCACAATTCCATTTATATCAGGAGATGCTGTTCCAAAGTTGGCTGAGTATGTTAAAGATAAATTAAATGATCCTATTGTCCTTGGCCCTGACCAAGGAGCTTTAAGATTTGCCAAGGTTGCTGCTGAAGTCTTAGGGACAGAGTATGACTACTTAGAGAAGACAAGAATAAGCCCAACAGAGATTAAAATAGCTCCTAAAAGCTTAGATGTTAAAGATAGAGACGTGTTAATTGTTGATGACATCATCTCAACAGGTGGAACTGTAGCAACAGCTGCCAAGATGTTGAAAGAGCAGGGAGCTAATGAAATAATAGCAGCCTGTGTTCATCCAGTGTTAATAGGAGATGCTCTCAACAAGCTTTACTTCTCAGGGATTAAGGAAGTTGTTGGAACTAATACATTCTCATCAGAGGTTAGTAGAGTAGATGTTTCAGAAGTTATTGCCAAGCTTATTAAAGAGGGATAA
- the yhbY gene encoding ribosome assembly RNA-binding protein YhbY, whose translation MRLTGKMKRILRAKAHHLEPVVWVGKEGSDKVIKEVDRQLEARGLIKVKVRKAALLYEDKEEIANKLAKETDSEVVSVIGNVITLFRPREGWKKYLAKKPKKVKKKEEEAIRLFEKFKKKVLK comes from the coding sequence ATGAGATTAACAGGAAAGATGAAGAGAATTTTAAGGGCTAAGGCTCATCACTTAGAGCCAGTAGTTTGGGTTGGAAAAGAAGGAAGTGATAAAGTCATTAAAGAAGTTGATAGGCAGTTAGAGGCAAGAGGGTTAATAAAGGTTAAGGTTAGAAAAGCAGCTTTATTATATGAAGATAAGGAAGAGATAGCTAACAAGTTAGCCAAGGAAACAGATTCAGAGGTTGTCAGTGTTATTGGTAATGTGATAACCCTATTTAGACCAAGAGAAGGATGGAAAAAATATTTAGCTAAGAAGCCAAAGAAGGTTAAGAAGAAAGAGGAAGAAGCTATAAGATTATTTGAAAAGTTCAAGAAAAAGGTTTTAAAGTGA
- the sppA gene encoding signal peptide peptidase SppA — protein MRKIVLLIIILFILLVVSISALILMPFNFGGKIAKVYLCNEIYYDYSPSGFFEKKRDANYYINLLDKLEKDKSVKGVLLIINSPGGEVVASEELAKKVKEVSEKKPVVAYIQTIGASGAYMVASSSNYIVAQRHSVVGSIGVRMDIIHFYGLMKKLGINVTTIKAGKYKDIGSPYRPMTPEEKKILEKMINETYNYFIMWVAKNRNLSINYTKKIAEGKIYLGEDAKKVGLVDEVGDEEVALKKLEELANVTNPTIEEYGLSETSGFFGLDLERLAYYFGYGVGKGLSSVFKELNVKIEG, from the coding sequence ATGAGAAAAATAGTTCTTCTCATTATTATTCTTTTTATTCTTTTAGTTGTGTCAATATCAGCTCTTATTTTAATGCCCTTTAACTTTGGAGGGAAGATAGCTAAAGTTTATTTGTGCAATGAAATTTATTATGACTATTCTCCCTCTGGCTTCTTTGAGAAAAAGAGAGATGCTAACTATTATATTAACCTATTAGATAAGTTAGAGAAAGATAAGAGTGTTAAAGGAGTACTTTTAATTATTAACTCTCCTGGTGGAGAGGTTGTAGCAAGTGAAGAGCTGGCTAAGAAGGTGAAGGAAGTTTCAGAAAAAAAGCCTGTTGTTGCTTACATACAAACCATAGGAGCCTCTGGAGCTTACATGGTAGCAAGCTCTTCTAACTACATAGTGGCTCAGAGACACTCAGTTGTTGGAAGCATAGGGGTTAGAATGGACATTATCCATTTTTATGGACTGATGAAGAAGTTGGGGATTAATGTAACAACCATAAAGGCTGGGAAATATAAGGATATAGGCTCCCCTTACAGGCCAATGACTCCTGAAGAGAAGAAAATTTTAGAGAAAATGATAAATGAAACATACAACTACTTTATTATGTGGGTAGCTAAAAATAGGAATTTATCAATTAATTATACAAAGAAGATAGCTGAGGGTAAGATATACTTAGGAGAGGATGCTAAAAAAGTTGGTTTGGTTGATGAGGTTGGAGATGAAGAAGTGGCTTTAAAAAAGCTGGAAGAGTTGGCAAATGTTACAAACCCAACAATTGAAGAATATGGCTTAAGTGAAACCTCTGGCTTCTTTGGCTTAGACTTAGAGAGATTAGCTTACTACTTTGGATATGGTGTTGGAAAAGGATTATCCTCAGTATTTAAAGAGTTAAATGTCAAAATTGAGGGTTAG